From the genome of Halorussus caseinilyticus, one region includes:
- a CDS encoding haloacid dehalogenase type II: protein MPEDEPDALCFDMYGTLCDTSTVTTALGDHLDVADGFAADVGALWRRTQLRYAQQVALMDDYAPFREVTERALNYALDFYDLDPADGERQRVLDAYDDLDPFPDAADALADLGGRHAVVVLSNGNPEMLDTLAENAGLADRLDDVVSAHEVRTFKPDPAVYRNAADRLDRAVGDCRLVSSNPWDVAGAASAGMATAWVNRSREPPERVGGDAELTVASLAALVDSL, encoded by the coding sequence ATGCCCGAAGACGAACCCGACGCGCTCTGTTTCGACATGTACGGCACGCTCTGTGACACCAGCACCGTCACGACGGCACTCGGCGACCACCTCGACGTGGCCGACGGGTTCGCCGCCGACGTGGGCGCCCTCTGGCGGCGGACCCAGTTGCGCTACGCCCAGCAGGTCGCGCTGATGGACGACTACGCGCCCTTCCGCGAAGTCACCGAGCGCGCGCTCAACTACGCGCTGGACTTCTACGACCTCGACCCCGCCGACGGAGAGCGCCAGCGGGTCCTCGACGCCTACGACGACCTCGACCCGTTTCCGGACGCCGCCGACGCGCTCGCCGACCTCGGCGGGCGTCACGCCGTCGTCGTCCTCTCGAACGGCAACCCCGAGATGCTCGACACGCTCGCGGAGAACGCCGGACTCGCCGACCGTCTGGACGACGTGGTGAGCGCCCACGAGGTCCGGACGTTCAAGCCCGACCCCGCGGTGTACCGGAACGCCGCCGACCGACTCGACCGGGCCGTCGGCGACTGCCGACTCGTCTCCTCGAACCCGTGGGACGTGGCGGGTGCCGCCAGCGCGGGGATGGCGACCGCGTGGGTCAATCGGTCGCGCGAACCGCCCGAGCGAGTCGGCGGGGACGCCGAACTGACCGTCGCGTCGCTCGCGGCACTGGTGGACTCGCTGTAA
- a CDS encoding heptaprenylglyceryl phosphate synthase, translated as MTSLDGAARSLGRVGRGMTLAARTVLPVDTNPVPADWTHVTKVDPENAKKLPLLYPVYLRHTSAVSVGGSADVTARNTEETFDLLAPASVPVFHEPSGPRHVTPRTRERADLLAIPEVLNGDSESLVGQLGEGTEYIREELVPELLGEKLPWLPARLADALADVTTSWLLAEAVFEAYVIQNPDSAAAREANVTESDLLSASETKQRAMAAERHLESELVYLEYSGTYGGDEAAETLAAVSESLSWSRLWYGGGLDSRERATAMLDAGADAIVVGDAFHRVADEEADLCERAAEDLEPGASASAVREWVGENVAIADSHAAAYLATIPSVSDPEGLARRYLTATVWTWLRLWELGRDGADERASAPNPSDTGDLRRALGPDAADDVESEDAALVGRCLRALLAEGTESDGDADPSASPSTSEEIPVDHLSVSVSRQ; from the coding sequence ATGACGAGTCTCGACGGTGCCGCGCGCTCGCTGGGTCGCGTCGGCCGCGGGATGACGCTGGCCGCCCGGACCGTGTTGCCGGTCGATACCAATCCGGTTCCCGCCGACTGGACCCACGTCACGAAAGTAGACCCCGAGAACGCGAAGAAACTGCCACTGCTCTATCCGGTCTACCTCCGGCACACGAGCGCGGTGTCGGTCGGCGGGTCCGCGGACGTAACCGCCCGCAACACTGAAGAGACGTTCGACCTGCTCGCGCCAGCCTCGGTACCGGTGTTCCACGAACCCAGCGGCCCGCGTCACGTCACCCCCCGGACCCGCGAGCGGGCCGACCTGCTCGCCATTCCCGAGGTGCTGAACGGCGATTCGGAGTCGCTGGTCGGGCAGTTGGGGGAGGGCACCGAGTATATCCGGGAGGAGCTGGTGCCCGAACTGCTCGGCGAGAAACTCCCGTGGCTCCCCGCGCGCCTCGCGGACGCGCTCGCGGACGTGACTACCTCGTGGTTGCTCGCCGAGGCAGTCTTCGAGGCCTACGTCATCCAGAACCCCGACAGCGCGGCGGCCCGCGAAGCCAACGTCACCGAGTCGGACCTGCTCTCGGCGAGCGAGACCAAACAGCGAGCGATGGCGGCCGAACGACACCTCGAGAGCGAACTCGTCTACCTCGAATACTCGGGCACCTACGGCGGCGACGAGGCCGCCGAGACGCTGGCCGCCGTCTCCGAGAGTCTGTCGTGGTCGCGGCTCTGGTACGGCGGGGGACTCGACTCCCGCGAGCGCGCTACCGCAATGCTCGACGCCGGGGCGGACGCTATCGTCGTCGGCGACGCGTTCCACCGAGTCGCCGACGAGGAGGCCGACCTCTGTGAACGCGCGGCCGAGGACCTCGAACCGGGGGCCTCGGCGTCGGCGGTCCGCGAGTGGGTCGGCGAGAACGTCGCCATCGCCGACTCCCACGCGGCGGCCTATCTCGCCACGATTCCCTCGGTTTCGGACCCCGAGGGACTCGCCCGGCGGTACCTGACCGCGACGGTGTGGACGTGGCTCCGCCTGTGGGAACTCGGCCGGGACGGCGCGGACGAACGGGCGAGCGCACCGAACCCCTCCGACACGGGAGACCTCCGGCGCGCGCTGGGTCCGGACGCGGCCGACGACGTAGAGTCCGAGGACGCCGCGCTCGTCGGCCGATGTCTGCGCGCGCTCCTCGCCGAGGGCACCGAAAGTGACGGCGACGCCGACCCGTCGGCGTCGCCGTCAACCTCCGAGGAGATTCCGGTTGACCACCTCTCTGTGTCGGTTTCTCGACAGTAG
- a CDS encoding OFA family MFS transporter encodes MTAPSQSDIDYSARARDVLGFSRWWQVAAAAVMMGLISPYQYVWSSIESPIARSLSLDPTALGFVFTLFVVFQAGSQFPVGWYRDRHGPRGLTLLAGVLAGGGYLGLAYATELWQLYVLYSVGAVGVGIVYTVAVNTALKWFPDRRGLTTGLGTMAFAGGSALVVPYVRANATVTGYPDVLRNVGLLIGVGVLTGALVLRDPPTGWVGAGGDAADSSDSADPTGATGEQYTSREMLRTWQFWLMYAMFVFVSGAGLMLTAKVVSFAQNVGLNAVTATAGATVLPIAGGVGRLVVGDLSDRVDRERAMAVSFTLCGLGLFAVVWFGVTNTAVGFLAAVVLATFFWSPQYTLFPSVVGDYYGQKHSSANYALLYSGKMWGGVFGGGVAGWLVTRTSWPAAFALGGALAVLAGLAALLLREPSA; translated from the coding sequence ATGACAGCGCCGTCGCAGTCCGACATCGACTACTCTGCTCGGGCGCGGGACGTGCTGGGCTTTTCGCGGTGGTGGCAGGTCGCCGCCGCCGCGGTGATGATGGGACTCATCAGTCCCTACCAGTACGTCTGGTCGTCCATCGAGTCGCCCATCGCCCGGTCGCTCTCGCTCGACCCGACCGCGCTCGGGTTCGTGTTCACGCTGTTCGTCGTCTTTCAGGCGGGGTCGCAGTTTCCGGTCGGGTGGTACCGGGACCGCCACGGACCGCGGGGACTGACCCTGCTGGCGGGCGTGCTGGCGGGCGGGGGCTACCTCGGGTTGGCCTACGCGACCGAACTCTGGCAACTCTACGTCCTCTACTCGGTGGGAGCGGTCGGGGTCGGCATCGTCTACACCGTCGCGGTCAACACCGCGCTGAAGTGGTTCCCCGACCGGCGGGGCCTGACGACGGGTCTCGGGACGATGGCGTTCGCCGGGGGGAGCGCGCTCGTCGTCCCCTACGTCCGGGCGAACGCGACCGTGACGGGCTATCCCGACGTGCTTCGGAACGTGGGCCTGCTCATCGGCGTCGGCGTCCTCACGGGTGCGCTGGTGCTTCGGGACCCGCCGACGGGGTGGGTCGGCGCGGGCGGGGACGCGGCCGACTCGTCGGACTCGGCCGACCCCACGGGCGCGACTGGCGAGCAGTACACCTCCCGCGAGATGCTCCGGACGTGGCAGTTCTGGCTGATGTACGCCATGTTCGTCTTCGTCAGCGGGGCCGGACTGATGCTGACCGCGAAGGTGGTGTCGTTCGCCCAGAACGTCGGTCTGAACGCCGTCACCGCGACTGCCGGGGCGACGGTCCTGCCCATCGCTGGCGGGGTCGGCCGCCTCGTCGTCGGCGACCTGTCGGACCGCGTGGACCGCGAGCGAGCGATGGCCGTCTCGTTCACACTCTGCGGTCTCGGCCTGTTCGCGGTGGTCTGGTTCGGCGTGACCAACACGGCGGTCGGGTTCCTCGCGGCCGTCGTCCTCGCCACCTTCTTCTGGAGTCCCCAGTACACCCTCTTCCCGAGCGTGGTCGGCGACTACTACGGCCAAAAGCACTCCTCGGCGAACTACGCCCTGCTCTACTCCGGGAAGATGTGGGGCGGCGTCTTCGGCGGCGGGGTCGCGGGATGGCTCGTGACCCGGACCAGTTGGCCCGCCGCGTTCGCCCTCGGCGGCGCGCTGGCGGTGCTGGCGGGACTGGCCGCGCTCCTGCTCCGGGAACCCTCGGCGTGA
- a CDS encoding RAD55 family ATPase, with protein MYGLGEVCPGVEVEPGTNLLVTGPPMTGKRTLALEVLAHGGRRGDGTIVVTTKDGGDDVRESLRELLGREEGGPLGIVDCVSKQQGMSPSGGDEITYASSPKDMTGIGIQLSEFLQAFYKDGGVKRNRILLHSLSTLLMYSNLQTVFRFLHVFTGRVQSADALGIFVIDSTAHDQQTMSTLKQLFDGQIEVREADEGGSELRVKGVGEGTDWRPFSPN; from the coding sequence ATGTACGGATTGGGTGAGGTCTGTCCGGGGGTCGAGGTCGAACCGGGAACGAATCTCCTGGTGACCGGGCCACCGATGACGGGCAAACGAACTCTCGCTCTGGAAGTTCTCGCGCACGGCGGCCGTCGCGGAGACGGTACCATCGTCGTCACGACGAAAGACGGCGGTGACGACGTGCGCGAGAGCCTCCGTGAGCTACTCGGCCGCGAAGAGGGCGGACCGCTCGGCATCGTGGACTGCGTTTCGAAGCAACAGGGAATGAGTCCCTCCGGCGGCGACGAGATTACCTACGCTTCCTCGCCCAAGGACATGACCGGCATCGGGATTCAGCTTTCGGAGTTCCTGCAGGCGTTCTACAAGGACGGTGGCGTCAAGCGCAACCGCATCCTGTTACACTCGCTCTCGACGCTGTTGATGTACTCGAACCTCCAGACCGTCTTCCGGTTCCTCCACGTCTTCACCGGTCGCGTCCAGAGCGCCGACGCGCTGGGCATCTTCGTCATCGACTCGACGGCCCACGACCAGCAGACGATGAGTACCCTCAAGCAGTTGTTCGACGGCCAAATCGAGGTCCGGGAGGCCGACGAGGGCGGGTCGGAGCTTCGCGTGAAGGGCGTGGGCGAGGGGACCGACTGGCGACCGTTCTCGCCGAACTGA
- a CDS encoding branched-chain amino acid ABC transporter permease, whose product MSVLAEVVTVALNGLQQGAIYVLVAIGLSIILGTLKFVNFAHGALYLIGTYAGLLITLEINVTDGKLADWGYTPIGLEWGFLPALVIVPSVVFAVGLLMERFVARPFYDRPDTDQILLTFGLAIVVQEVFKILFGGQSYNFARPGWASGQVDLPIVGTFPEWRLYIIGITAAVVVLVYGLIEYTDFGLVVRAGTRDAEMVELLGIKLSRPYLMVFGVGAALAGVAGVVGGPLYAVNPNIGTEILVPSFLVVVIGGVGSITGAVLGGILIGETLAILVAVAPQWSQVGIYVLAAIVLLARPQGLLGVEEVTP is encoded by the coding sequence GTGAGCGTCCTCGCCGAAGTGGTGACGGTGGCGCTGAACGGACTCCAGCAGGGCGCGATTTACGTGCTGGTCGCCATCGGCCTGTCCATCATCTTGGGGACGCTGAAGTTCGTCAACTTCGCCCACGGCGCGCTCTACCTCATCGGGACGTACGCGGGCCTGCTGATTACGCTCGAAATCAACGTCACCGACGGTAAACTCGCCGACTGGGGCTACACCCCCATCGGACTCGAATGGGGCTTTCTGCCCGCGTTGGTTATCGTCCCGTCGGTGGTGTTCGCCGTCGGCCTGTTGATGGAGCGGTTCGTCGCCCGGCCGTTCTACGACCGGCCGGACACCGACCAGATACTGCTCACGTTCGGTCTCGCAATCGTGGTCCAAGAGGTGTTCAAAATCCTGTTCGGCGGCCAGAGCTACAACTTCGCGCGGCCCGGATGGGCCAGCGGACAGGTCGACCTCCCCATCGTGGGGACGTTCCCCGAGTGGCGACTCTACATCATCGGGATTACCGCCGCAGTCGTGGTGCTGGTCTACGGTCTCATCGAGTACACCGACTTCGGGTTGGTCGTGCGCGCGGGCACGCGGGACGCCGAGATGGTCGAACTGCTCGGCATCAAACTCTCGCGGCCCTACCTGATGGTGTTCGGCGTCGGCGCGGCCCTCGCAGGTGTGGCGGGCGTCGTCGGCGGCCCACTCTACGCGGTCAACCCCAACATCGGCACCGAGATTCTGGTTCCGTCGTTCCTCGTCGTGGTTATCGGCGGGGTCGGGTCCATCACGGGCGCGGTCCTCGGCGGGATTCTCATCGGCGAGACGCTGGCGATTCTGGTGGCCGTCGCGCCCCAGTGGTCGCAGGTCGGCATCTACGTGCTGGCCGCAATCGTCCTGCTGGCCCGCCCGCAGGGACTGCTCGGCGTCGAGGAGGTGACGCCGTGA
- a CDS encoding substrate-binding protein: MARGENIDVSRRDVVKMAGASGLVGLSGVAGSASAQENPPIGNFPIQGNPTFGFTVPQSGPYSSEGQDELRAYRLAVEHLNNGGGWVDNWSDLTGNGVLGNQVEFVSGDTATDADTARQTARRMIQRDRAIMLSGGSSSAVAIAIQELCQREKVQYMCCLTHSNDTTGKSCVRYSFREMFNAYMSAQALVPPVTQEYGNDNNFYQLYADYTWGQTVQSSMSRFFGEAGWSELNSVATPLGTKDFSSYLSQVPRDRTDVLFLNHYGLDGANSLSQARDMGLDQDMEIIVPLYNRPMAQAAGGAIEGVFGTVAWDSQIDNPPSNQFTSAFNEKYSRVPSGPAQLAYAQTLQYAAAVERAGTFYPPEVIRQLEGYNYNNIGMGEETMRACDHQAQRAVPVVKGLPEGEQQQGQFFEIVNVTPRSKLGYACDEGPAGECELGPYE; this comes from the coding sequence ATGGCACGGGGAGAAAACATCGACGTGTCGCGCCGAGATGTCGTCAAGATGGCCGGAGCGTCCGGTCTAGTGGGGTTGTCGGGGGTCGCGGGGAGCGCGAGCGCACAGGAGAATCCGCCAATCGGGAACTTCCCGATTCAGGGGAACCCGACCTTCGGGTTCACGGTTCCCCAGTCGGGACCGTACTCCTCGGAGGGACAGGACGAACTCCGAGCGTATCGACTGGCGGTCGAACACCTCAACAACGGCGGCGGGTGGGTGGACAACTGGTCGGACCTGACGGGCAACGGGGTACTGGGCAATCAGGTCGAGTTCGTCTCGGGTGACACCGCCACCGACGCCGACACCGCCCGCCAGACCGCCCGCCGGATGATTCAGCGCGACCGAGCAATCATGCTGTCGGGCGGGTCGTCGAGCGCGGTGGCGATTGCGATTCAGGAGCTGTGTCAGCGCGAGAAGGTCCAGTACATGTGCTGTCTGACCCACTCGAACGACACCACGGGCAAGTCCTGCGTCCGGTACTCCTTCCGGGAGATGTTCAACGCCTACATGTCCGCGCAGGCGCTCGTCCCGCCGGTCACGCAGGAGTACGGCAACGACAACAACTTCTACCAACTGTACGCCGACTACACGTGGGGCCAGACCGTCCAGTCGTCGATGAGTCGGTTCTTCGGCGAGGCGGGGTGGTCGGAGTTGAACAGCGTGGCCACGCCGCTGGGCACCAAGGACTTCTCGTCGTACCTCTCGCAGGTACCTCGGGACAGGACCGACGTGCTGTTCCTGAACCACTACGGACTCGACGGCGCGAACTCGCTGAGTCAGGCCCGAGACATGGGTCTCGACCAAGACATGGAGATAATCGTTCCGCTGTACAACCGGCCGATGGCCCAAGCCGCGGGCGGAGCAATCGAGGGCGTCTTCGGGACCGTCGCGTGGGACTCCCAAATCGACAATCCGCCCTCGAACCAGTTCACGTCGGCGTTCAACGAGAAGTACTCACGCGTCCCGTCCGGCCCGGCGCAACTGGCCTACGCCCAGACGCTCCAGTACGCCGCGGCGGTAGAGCGCGCTGGCACCTTCTACCCGCCGGAGGTCATCAGGCAACTGGAAGGCTACAACTACAACAACATCGGGATGGGCGAGGAGACGATGCGCGCCTGCGACCACCAAGCCCAGCGCGCGGTGCCCGTGGTAAAGGGCCTGCCCGAGGGCGAACAGCAACAGGGCCAGTTCTTCGAAATCGTCAACGTCACGCCGAGGAGTAAACTCGGCTACGCCTGCGACGAGGGACCGGCCGGGGAGTGCGAACTCGGCCCCTACGAGTAG
- a CDS encoding ABC transporter ATP-binding protein, whose translation MSLLELRGVDAFYGESHILRDVSLAVEEGEVCALLGRNGAGKSTTLRSISGARPPEVRDGRISFKGEDVTAMAPEDISARGISLVPEERRVFPNLTVAENLHLAEVSENRSNTVGRSLGQVQVEHVGMTTEEVYDEFPRLRERKSQQAGTLSGGEQQMLAIARALKQNTDLLLLDEPYEGLAPQIIADVEDAIERISESGTTILLVEQNAVAAMSIADRCYVIDQGGIVFEGTAAELRDDDETRDRYLGV comes from the coding sequence GTGAGCCTGCTCGAACTACGGGGCGTAGACGCCTTCTACGGCGAGAGCCACATCCTCCGAGACGTGTCGTTGGCCGTCGAGGAGGGCGAGGTGTGTGCGCTCCTCGGGCGCAACGGCGCGGGCAAGTCCACGACGCTCCGGTCGATTTCGGGCGCGCGCCCGCCGGAGGTCCGCGACGGCCGCATCTCGTTCAAGGGCGAGGACGTGACCGCGATGGCACCCGAGGACATCTCGGCGCGGGGCATCTCGCTGGTGCCCGAGGAGCGCCGCGTGTTCCCGAACCTCACGGTGGCCGAGAACCTCCACCTCGCGGAGGTGTCGGAGAACCGCTCGAACACGGTCGGCCGGTCGCTCGGGCAGGTGCAGGTCGAACACGTCGGGATGACGACCGAGGAGGTGTACGACGAGTTCCCGCGCCTGCGCGAACGCAAGTCCCAGCAGGCCGGGACGCTCTCGGGCGGCGAACAGCAGATGCTCGCCATCGCGCGGGCGCTCAAGCAGAACACCGACCTGCTCCTGTTGGACGAACCCTACGAGGGGTTGGCACCCCAAATCATCGCCGACGTGGAGGACGCCATCGAGCGAATCAGCGAGTCTGGCACCACGATTTTGCTGGTCGAACAGAACGCCGTCGCCGCGATGAGCATCGCCGACCGGTGTTACGTCATCGACCAAGGGGGCATCGTCTTCGAAGGAACCGCGGCAGAACTACGCGACGATGACGAAACGAGAGACCGATACCTCGGCGTCTGA
- a CDS encoding ABC transporter ATP-binding protein codes for MALLETRGLTKSFGGLVAVDDVDLEIEEGESISVIGPNGAGKSTLINLVTRMLDATEGDIEFKGESILRADPHEVVQKGVSRSFQTASIFPELSVEENAQIAALAAEHGSFRFNFLRHRNVYGDVDALARRTLDAVGLLGQREVTAEDLPYGDKRRLELGIALASEPDLLLMDEPTAGMSPEETAETVKLVEEVKEELGLTILLVEHDMEVVFNVSDRIVVLNRGSVIAKGTPEDVQGDPEVQEAYLGGVEA; via the coding sequence ATGGCCCTGTTGGAGACCCGCGGTCTCACCAAATCGTTCGGCGGTCTGGTGGCGGTAGACGACGTGGACCTCGAAATCGAGGAAGGCGAGTCCATCTCGGTCATCGGGCCGAACGGCGCGGGCAAGTCCACGCTCATCAATCTCGTCACGCGGATGTTGGACGCCACGGAAGGCGACATCGAGTTCAAGGGCGAGTCGATTCTGCGCGCCGATCCCCACGAGGTTGTCCAGAAGGGGGTGAGTCGGTCGTTCCAGACCGCCTCCATCTTCCCGGAGCTTTCGGTCGAAGAGAACGCCCAAATCGCGGCTCTGGCTGCCGAACACGGCTCGTTCCGGTTCAACTTCCTTCGGCACCGCAACGTCTACGGCGACGTGGACGCGCTGGCGCGCCGGACGCTGGACGCGGTGGGTCTGCTCGGCCAGCGTGAGGTGACCGCCGAGGACCTGCCCTACGGCGACAAGCGCCGGTTGGAACTCGGTATCGCGCTGGCGAGCGAACCCGACCTGCTGTTGATGGACGAACCCACCGCGGGGATGTCGCCCGAGGAAACCGCCGAGACGGTGAAACTGGTCGAGGAGGTCAAGGAGGAACTGGGCCTGACCATCCTGCTGGTCGAACACGACATGGAAGTGGTGTTCAACGTCTCGGACCGAATCGTGGTGTTGAACCGCGGGAGCGTCATCGCAAAGGGGACCCCCGAGGACGTGCAGGGCGACCCCGAGGTCCAAGAGGCGTATCTGGGAGGTGTCGAGGCGTGA
- a CDS encoding thioredoxin — MTKRETDTSASEASSDEKTDGTRRAVAAEREALFDALIEAGVLAENDDGGVRTTDEFDDTHAVYHDSYVGVNTAEFHEAVAATFGLPDADAAADLVAERGVSRDEFVVYLAVRSHLGGATSDSEDAASADDLAAMAGMVSAVVPDSPVPADLPDVTDDPESFLAGRDRAVVSVWKRFCDPCEATKADLPTILDAAPDEVALAGIDGEVAVEFCETHAVESAPGFVVVDGEDRRAVCETDADAVAERLRSVFGD, encoded by the coding sequence ATGACGAAACGAGAGACCGATACCTCGGCGTCTGAGGCATCGAGCGACGAAAAAACGGACGGAACACGGCGAGCAGTCGCCGCCGAGCGCGAGGCCCTCTTCGACGCGCTAATCGAGGCGGGAGTTCTCGCAGAGAACGACGACGGCGGGGTCCGGACGACCGACGAGTTCGACGACACCCACGCCGTCTACCACGACTCGTACGTCGGCGTGAACACCGCCGAGTTCCACGAGGCGGTGGCGGCGACGTTCGGCCTGCCGGACGCCGACGCCGCGGCGGACCTCGTGGCCGAACGCGGGGTGTCCCGCGACGAGTTCGTCGTCTATCTGGCGGTCCGGTCGCACCTCGGCGGCGCGACATCCGACTCCGAGGACGCCGCGAGCGCCGACGACCTCGCGGCGATGGCCGGGATGGTCTCGGCGGTGGTCCCGGACTCGCCGGTCCCGGCCGACCTGCCGGACGTGACCGACGACCCCGAGTCGTTCCTCGCGGGACGCGACCGGGCGGTGGTTTCGGTGTGGAAGCGATTTTGCGACCCCTGCGAGGCGACGAAGGCCGACCTGCCGACGATTCTCGACGCCGCGCCCGACGAGGTGGCCCTCGCGGGCATCGACGGCGAGGTGGCGGTCGAGTTCTGCGAGACCCACGCGGTGGAGTCCGCGCCGGGGTTCGTCGTCGTGGACGGTGAGGACCGTCGGGCGGTGTGCGAGACGGACGCCGACGCGGTGGCCGAGCGCCTGCGGTCGGTCTTCGGCGACTGA
- a CDS encoding branched-chain amino acid ABC transporter permease, producing MSDEPTETADAAEDTGTVVERAERQLPSWERVRESELFVVAATTVAVALFPWLFARAPVVSGVLQGYQDLATLILIWGIFAMGFNLLLGYTGLLSFGHAAFWGGAAYAAGVFSANVSSSPILVILAGTAFAALSAWVLGFVSLRRGGIYFAILTLAFGQMAYYMALSPLAGITGGENGFTGVELGKLFGVFELRYPVPGLDWLVGTWKYVLVGGIAVLCVAAANRILHSPYGMVFRAIRENEQRAEFVGLNVWRYKLMAFVISGTFAGIAGSLFTIYSAYVPLSSFYWTTSGEVVIMAVLGGVGSLFGPIVGAGVYLYVENIVSGVQQLTLPFTGPAEYLTLVEEPVVILDGFGAYWHLILGLVFVAVVVLFPRGIWGLFEDVGSALRRLGGGR from the coding sequence GTGAGCGACGAACCCACAGAGACGGCCGACGCCGCCGAGGACACCGGGACGGTGGTCGAACGGGCCGAACGCCAGCTCCCCTCGTGGGAGCGCGTCCGGGAGAGCGAACTGTTCGTCGTGGCGGCGACCACCGTCGCGGTCGCACTCTTCCCGTGGCTGTTCGCGCGCGCGCCGGTCGTCAGCGGCGTCCTGCAGGGGTATCAGGACCTCGCCACGCTCATCCTCATCTGGGGCATCTTCGCCATGGGGTTCAACCTGCTTCTGGGCTACACCGGCCTGCTGTCGTTCGGTCACGCCGCGTTCTGGGGCGGGGCGGCCTACGCCGCGGGCGTATTCAGCGCGAACGTCTCGTCCAGTCCCATTCTGGTCATCCTCGCGGGCACCGCGTTCGCGGCGCTGTCGGCGTGGGTCCTCGGGTTCGTCTCGCTCCGGCGCGGCGGCATCTACTTCGCCATCCTGACGCTGGCGTTCGGCCAGATGGCCTACTACATGGCGCTGTCGCCGCTGGCGGGGATAACTGGCGGCGAGAACGGCTTTACCGGCGTGGAGTTGGGGAAACTGTTCGGCGTCTTCGAACTCCGGTATCCGGTGCCGGGGCTGGACTGGCTAGTCGGGACGTGGAAGTACGTGCTGGTTGGCGGGATTGCGGTCCTCTGCGTGGCCGCCGCGAACCGCATCCTCCACTCGCCGTACGGGATGGTGTTCCGAGCCATCCGGGAGAACGAACAGCGCGCGGAGTTCGTCGGTCTGAACGTCTGGCGCTACAAGTTGATGGCGTTCGTCATCTCGGGGACGTTCGCGGGTATCGCGGGAAGTCTGTTCACCATCTACAGCGCCTACGTCCCGCTGTCGTCGTTCTACTGGACGACCAGCGGCGAGGTGGTCATCATGGCGGTGCTTGGCGGGGTCGGGTCGCTGTTCGGTCCCATCGTCGGCGCGGGGGTCTACCTCTACGTCGAGAACATCGTCAGCGGGGTCCAACAACTGACCCTGCCGTTCACTGGTCCCGCGGAGTACCTGACGCTCGTGGAGGAACCGGTCGTCATCCTCGACGGGTTCGGGGCGTACTGGCACCTGATTCTCGGACTGGTGTTCGTCGCGGTCGTGGTGCTGTTCCCGCGAGGCATCTGGGGTCTGTTCGAGGACGTGGGGAGCGCGCTCCGGCGACTGGGAGGTGGTCGGTGA
- a CDS encoding universal stress protein produces the protein MYHVVIAVDEETERARRQARAVADLPSSDEEVRATLLHVFTENPDGASATQVGSVRRAEELLENVGVEVEIAERSGDPAPTVLDFAQSEDADCVCVGGRNRSPAGKAIFGSVSQSVILQADRPVLVTGGGEPE, from the coding sequence ATGTACCACGTCGTCATCGCCGTGGACGAGGAGACCGAACGAGCGCGCAGACAGGCCAGAGCGGTCGCCGACCTCCCGAGTTCCGACGAGGAGGTCCGAGCGACCCTGCTCCACGTCTTCACGGAGAACCCCGACGGCGCGTCGGCCACGCAGGTCGGGTCGGTCCGGCGCGCCGAGGAACTGCTCGAAAACGTCGGCGTCGAGGTCGAAATCGCGGAACGGAGCGGCGACCCCGCGCCGACGGTTCTCGACTTCGCGCAGAGCGAGGACGCCGATTGCGTCTGCGTCGGCGGCCGGAACCGCTCGCCCGCGGGGAAGGCCATCTTCGGGAGCGTCTCCCAGTCGGTCATCCTGCAAGCCGACCGGCCGGTCCTCGTGACCGGCGGCGGCGAACCGGAATAG